A genomic stretch from Sulfuricurvum sp. includes:
- a CDS encoding HlyD family type I secretion periplasmic adaptor subunit: MGLFHTKDKHEFTPLLVEIEERPTSPLGRSLLWSLFAFLTISLLWLFLAKIDVVVSARGKVVPVGEIKTLQPVETGVIGSILVKEGQSVKKGEVLMEIDPSVTQSDLESKQKNLSLLELEIERLDAQINDRTFHPSSKCQETSAIATQQMMYTSGKLAYDQQRQVLQEQIRQNDEATEAAKADSSRLKQLLGSAKDHEARLKEVLDIIAKKEYEDAKNQRIEYQEQLTMKEHVIAQSQGKLNELNQQLHLVTQEYRNKLLTDLTQKSKEATSLRTEVETTQFRNAKQQIIAPVDGYIGKLLVHTVGGVVTPAEKLVTIIPKGVPLIIQATVLNQDIGFITKEMESAIKIDTFDFQKYGLLHGTVKHIADDAIEDEKLGPVYEITIDPKETTLRVEGKELTINPGMSVTAELKVGKRRVIEFFIYPMIKYLDEGLSVR; this comes from the coding sequence ATGGGACTATTTCACACTAAAGACAAACACGAATTTACCCCTCTTCTAGTAGAGATCGAAGAGCGTCCTACGTCACCGTTAGGGAGAAGCTTGCTGTGGAGTCTGTTCGCATTTCTCACTATCTCTTTATTATGGCTTTTCCTTGCCAAAATCGATGTCGTCGTCAGTGCACGGGGCAAAGTCGTCCCCGTAGGTGAGATCAAAACCCTCCAGCCCGTAGAGACGGGAGTGATCGGCTCGATACTCGTTAAAGAAGGTCAGAGCGTTAAAAAGGGAGAAGTACTGATGGAGATTGATCCCTCCGTAACACAGAGCGATCTTGAGTCTAAACAAAAGAACCTCTCACTTCTCGAACTCGAAATTGAGAGGCTCGATGCCCAGATCAATGATCGAACCTTTCATCCTAGCAGTAAATGCCAAGAGACCTCCGCCATCGCTACCCAGCAGATGATGTACACCTCCGGTAAACTCGCCTACGATCAACAACGCCAAGTGCTCCAAGAACAGATCCGACAAAACGATGAAGCGACCGAAGCGGCAAAAGCGGACAGTTCCCGCCTCAAACAACTCTTAGGCAGTGCAAAAGATCACGAAGCAAGACTCAAAGAGGTCTTAGACATCATCGCTAAAAAAGAGTACGAGGATGCCAAGAACCAGCGGATAGAATACCAAGAACAGCTCACCATGAAAGAGCACGTTATTGCTCAGTCCCAAGGAAAACTAAACGAGCTCAACCAACAGCTTCATCTCGTTACCCAAGAGTACCGAAACAAACTCCTCACCGATCTCACCCAAAAGTCCAAAGAGGCAACCTCACTGCGTACCGAAGTAGAAACTACCCAATTCCGTAATGCCAAACAACAAATCATCGCTCCGGTAGACGGATACATCGGTAAACTCTTAGTCCATACTGTAGGAGGAGTCGTCACCCCCGCAGAGAAACTCGTGACCATTATCCCCAAAGGGGTTCCGCTTATCATCCAAGCCACAGTTCTCAACCAAGACATCGGTTTCATCACCAAAGAGATGGAGAGTGCTATCAAGATTGATACCTTTGATTTCCAAAAGTACGGACTGCTACACGGCACAGTCAAACACATCGCCGATGATGCCATAGAGGATGAGAAACTCGGACCCGTCTATGAAATCACCATCGACCCCAAAGAGACAACACTGAGAGTTGAGGGAAAAGAGCTCACCATCAATCCCGGTATGAGTGTCACGGCAGAGCTCAAAGTAGGTAAACGCCGGGTCATCGAGTTCTTTATCTATCCGATGATCAAATATCTCGATGAAGGGTTGAGTGTACGATAA
- a CDS encoding type I secretion system permease/ATPase → MHSALTALEVAGKLNRIAIDTRVIIKEYALSEHEPSIEELTRIASAQGFRAAIKKLSVEKLIESYPMPIIVQKIDGTYMSIIQANAEKQELLVFDITRKEPYILSYQDCNAQSSGKSIVLKHRILSADARFGFGWFFRQIMKYKKVMAEVLIASFVLQLFGLVAPLFTQVILDKVLVHRSMSTLDVLAVAFIVVAVFELILNLIRSYIFAHTTSKIDAKLGAKLFHHLLALPFVYFEKRKVGNIIARVRELDQIREFIANKSVSVILDVLFSVVFVAVMLLYSVKLTLVVLGFVTVIAILYLIITPELRRRLEEKFQMGAQSNAYLVEAVTGVQTVKSLALEGSMQRKWEDYLARYVNAGFQLSNLSNILGGISGALQKLLTISMLYIGVTLVLEGKLSVGQLIAFQMFAGQFTGPVLRLVNLWNEFQQTLLSVDRLGDILNTPTEQTNDKAITLPKIDGSVTFDNIVFSYAPDSPAVLNGISAEIPIGSSVGLVGRSGSGKSTITKLIQRLYIPSTGTIYIDGVDIRHMNPKWLRNNIGVVLQENYLFSGTIKENISLSRPDAPMEHIIAASRMAGADEFIAELSEGYDTQVGERGAALSGGQRQRIAIARALITNPRILIFDEATSALDYESERIIQNNLNTIKSGRTMFIVAHRLSTVKDCDIIIVMDKGHIVERGSHEELMRLQGYYYKLTTQQGL, encoded by the coding sequence ATGCACTCGGCACTAACCGCCCTAGAAGTAGCGGGCAAACTTAACCGCATTGCCATCGATACCCGTGTCATTATCAAAGAGTACGCCCTCAGCGAGCATGAACCTTCCATCGAAGAGCTGACCCGTATCGCATCCGCACAAGGTTTCCGAGCTGCCATCAAAAAGCTCTCAGTAGAAAAACTGATCGAGTCTTACCCGATGCCGATCATCGTTCAAAAGATCGATGGTACCTATATGAGTATCATTCAAGCGAATGCGGAGAAGCAAGAACTACTGGTATTTGACATTACCCGTAAAGAGCCTTACATACTCTCCTATCAAGATTGCAATGCTCAGAGTTCTGGTAAAAGCATCGTCTTAAAGCACCGTATCCTCAGTGCCGATGCCCGTTTCGGATTCGGGTGGTTCTTCCGTCAAATCATGAAGTACAAAAAGGTGATGGCAGAGGTGTTAATCGCCTCGTTTGTCCTACAGCTCTTCGGACTCGTCGCTCCGCTCTTTACACAGGTAATCCTCGACAAGGTTCTAGTCCACCGCTCTATGAGCACTCTCGATGTCCTTGCGGTTGCGTTTATCGTGGTTGCTGTGTTTGAACTAATCCTCAATCTAATCCGCAGTTACATCTTTGCCCATACCACCTCTAAGATCGATGCCAAGCTGGGGGCGAAGCTCTTTCACCATCTCCTTGCTCTTCCGTTTGTCTATTTCGAGAAACGTAAAGTAGGAAACATCATCGCCCGTGTCCGTGAGCTCGATCAAATACGGGAGTTCATCGCTAACAAATCAGTCTCCGTCATCCTCGACGTGCTGTTCTCGGTGGTGTTTGTCGCGGTGATGCTCCTCTACAGTGTCAAACTCACCCTCGTCGTTCTAGGGTTTGTCACGGTTATCGCCATCCTCTATCTCATCATTACCCCTGAGCTTCGCCGACGTCTCGAAGAGAAGTTTCAGATGGGGGCACAAAGCAACGCTTACCTCGTAGAAGCGGTTACCGGAGTACAAACCGTCAAGTCCCTCGCCCTAGAGGGTTCCATGCAGCGTAAATGGGAAGACTACCTCGCCCGTTACGTCAATGCAGGGTTTCAGCTTAGTAACCTCTCCAATATCCTCGGAGGTATCAGCGGAGCATTGCAAAAGCTCCTCACTATCTCGATGCTCTATATCGGTGTTACCTTGGTACTGGAGGGGAAACTGAGTGTCGGTCAGCTCATCGCCTTTCAGATGTTTGCCGGACAATTCACCGGACCGGTACTTCGACTGGTGAACCTATGGAATGAGTTTCAACAAACACTCCTCTCGGTGGATCGTTTAGGTGATATCCTCAACACCCCAACAGAACAAACCAATGATAAAGCGATCACTCTTCCTAAAATCGATGGTAGTGTGACGTTTGACAACATCGTCTTCTCCTATGCTCCCGATTCTCCCGCTGTCCTAAATGGTATCAGTGCCGAGATTCCGATAGGGAGCAGTGTCGGGCTTGTGGGACGCAGCGGCAGCGGTAAGAGTACGATCACCAAACTCATCCAGCGTCTCTATATCCCCTCCACCGGAACCATCTACATCGACGGAGTAGACATCCGTCATATGAACCCTAAATGGCTCCGTAACAACATCGGAGTGGTACTGCAAGAGAACTACCTCTTTAGCGGCACCATCAAAGAGAACATCTCCCTCTCCCGTCCCGATGCTCCGATGGAGCATATCATCGCTGCTTCTCGTATGGCGGGAGCCGATGAGTTTATCGCTGAGCTCTCAGAGGGGTACGATACGCAGGTAGGGGAGAGAGGGGCGGCACTCTCAGGTGGTCAGCGTCAGCGTATCGCTATCGCTCGTGCGCTTATCACGAATCCGCGCATTCTCATATTTGACGAAGCAACCTCGGCACTGGACTATGAATCCGAACGTATCATCCAGAACAACCTAAATACGATCAAGAGTGGACGTACCATGTTTATCGTTGCTCACCGCCTCAGTACGGTAAAAGATTGCGACATCATCATCGTTATGGACAAAGGGCATATCGTAGAGCGAGGAAGCCACGAAGAACTAATGCGTCTACAGGGTTACTACTACAAACTCACCACACAGCAAGGTTTATAA